In Risungbinella massiliensis, a single window of DNA contains:
- a CDS encoding alpha/beta fold hydrolase, with the protein MPKIKVQGLSIHYEVKGKGTPILFIHPPLLSSKNFTYQMKELSNQFCVITFDIRGHGKSDPSPKPLTYFKIVRDILAVLDHLEIEKVMLCGYSLGASIALHFMLEAPERSLGAVLLGGISEMKNGRLKQMTLLGERMAKMGAIQTLSYSISWSNANNLSMFWNLLQDTKQANAQNVAQYYHEGLIFNCTPLLPKITQPILLLYGTEDKTYHPYGEILHSKLPNASLSFISQVKHQLPTKTHQKVNQQIRQFVEKL; encoded by the coding sequence ATGCCAAAAATTAAGGTTCAAGGACTTTCTATCCATTATGAAGTGAAGGGTAAAGGAACTCCCATCTTGTTCATTCATCCTCCGCTACTAAGTAGTAAAAACTTTACCTATCAAATGAAAGAGTTATCCAATCAATTTTGTGTGATAACGTTTGATATTCGAGGACATGGAAAGAGTGACCCATCTCCCAAACCACTTACTTATTTTAAGATTGTAAGGGACATACTTGCTGTTTTAGATCATCTAGAAATAGAAAAAGTGATGTTATGTGGATATTCGCTTGGAGCCTCCATCGCTCTTCATTTTATGCTGGAAGCTCCAGAGCGTTCATTGGGAGCCGTTTTGCTTGGTGGAATCTCGGAAATGAAGAATGGAAGATTAAAACAAATGACTTTGCTTGGAGAGCGTATGGCAAAAATGGGGGCAATCCAAACGCTCTCTTACTCGATCTCATGGAGTAATGCCAATAATCTCTCGATGTTTTGGAATTTATTACAAGATACAAAACAAGCGAATGCCCAAAATGTTGCGCAATATTACCATGAGGGTCTTATCTTTAACTGCACTCCACTGCTACCTAAGATTACACAACCGATTTTATTACTCTATGGCACAGAAGATAAAACATATCACCCATATGGAGAGATACTGCATTCGAAACTCCCAAATGCTTCGCTCTCCTTTATATCGCAAGTAAAACATCAACTTCCAACCAAAACTCATCAAAAGGTAAATCAGCAAATCCGTCAGTTTGTAGAGAAGTTATAA
- the spoVAE gene encoding stage V sporulation protein AE, with protein sequence MQLVWAFLVGGAICVIGQLLFDIGKLTPAHTMATLVVLGAIVDGVGLYDPLIEFAGAGASVPITSFGNSLVHGALEELKKDGWTGMLTGIFKITSAGITAAIVFSFFASLFVKPKG encoded by the coding sequence ATGCAGTTAGTATGGGCGTTTCTTGTAGGGGGAGCGATTTGTGTAATAGGACAGCTCCTATTTGACATTGGAAAATTGACTCCCGCACATACAATGGCAACGTTAGTAGTGTTAGGTGCCATTGTGGATGGAGTAGGACTATATGATCCGTTGATTGAATTTGCTGGTGCCGGGGCATCCGTTCCGATTACTAGCTTTGGAAATTCTTTGGTACATGGCGCATTAGAAGAGTTAAAAAAGGATGGATGGACCGGGATGCTAACAGGTATTTTTAAAATCACCAGTGCAGGAATCACGGCCGCAATTGTTTTTTCCTTTTTTGCTTCTTTATTTGTCAAACCAAAAGGTTAA
- the spoVAD gene encoding stage V sporulation protein AD produces the protein MLQGHQSWVFSNKPVILSTATVVGPFEGRGPLANDFDIIHGDSMLGQDSWEKAETELLEEAGRIAIEKANLTKEQVQFMIAGDLMNQITSSSYAARTFAMPYLGVFGACSTSMESLALASLLVDSGGADYVLAGTCSHDSTAEKQFRYPTEYGSQKPPTAQYTVTGAGAAIISKKGKGPVVTSATIGRVIDMGIIDPFNMGAAMAPAAVDTVQAHFRDLNIEPGYYDVIATGDLSKVGYGIANDLFQQHQVPIHETNYVDCGMLIYDYENQEVQSGGSGCGCSAVVTYGHLLNRMRKGEIKRMLIVATGALLSPLEVQQGESIPCIAHAVSIENGA, from the coding sequence ATGTTACAAGGGCATCAGAGCTGGGTCTTTTCCAATAAACCAGTTATTCTTTCGACAGCAACGGTCGTCGGGCCTTTTGAGGGAAGAGGTCCTCTTGCTAATGATTTTGATATCATTCATGGAGACTCCATGCTAGGTCAAGATAGTTGGGAAAAAGCTGAAACAGAGCTTTTGGAAGAAGCAGGAAGAATCGCCATTGAAAAAGCAAACCTTACCAAAGAGCAAGTCCAATTTATGATTGCTGGAGATCTGATGAATCAGATTACTAGTAGTAGTTATGCCGCACGAACATTCGCGATGCCCTATCTAGGAGTGTTTGGTGCTTGTTCTACTTCTATGGAAAGCTTAGCACTGGCGTCTTTGCTAGTAGATTCAGGAGGAGCAGATTATGTTTTAGCAGGTACTTGTAGCCATGATTCAACTGCGGAGAAACAATTTCGTTATCCTACAGAATATGGTTCACAAAAACCTCCTACTGCTCAATATACAGTGACAGGAGCAGGTGCTGCGATTATCTCGAAAAAAGGCAAAGGTCCTGTTGTTACTTCGGCTACGATTGGACGAGTGATCGATATGGGTATTATTGATCCATTTAATATGGGAGCAGCAATGGCTCCTGCGGCTGTTGACACGGTCCAGGCTCATTTTCGGGATTTGAATATTGAACCAGGGTACTATGATGTGATTGCGACAGGTGATTTATCAAAGGTAGGCTATGGAATTGCCAATGACCTATTTCAACAACATCAAGTTCCAATCCATGAAACCAACTATGTCGACTGCGGAATGCTTATTTATGATTATGAAAATCAAGAAGTTCAATCAGGAGGAAGTGGATGTGGTTGTTCCGCTGTAGTGACATATGGACATCTGCTTAATCGAATGCGCAAAGGGGAGATCAAGAGAATGTTGATCGTCGCCACAGGTGCTCTTTTATCCCCACTCGAAGTACAACAAGGAGAAAGCATTCCTTGTATTGCACATGCAGTTTCGATAGAGAATGGAGCGTAA
- the spoVAC gene encoding stage V sporulation protein AC: MADNQKKKLTPVQQQYQELAKRHEPPRPVLANCIRAFIAGGTICLIGQIIQMMYKTWLHFPKEKANTATVATLILLSVILTCFGVYDKIGQWAGAGSAVPVTGFANSMASSAIEHRSEGMVLGVGGKMFELAGSVIVFGTVAAFIIAFLHLLFNPIMTPGGS; this comes from the coding sequence ATGGCAGACAATCAGAAGAAAAAGCTAACACCTGTCCAACAACAATATCAAGAACTAGCTAAAAGACATGAACCCCCGAGACCAGTTCTTGCAAATTGTATTCGTGCTTTTATAGCTGGAGGGACTATTTGTCTCATTGGGCAAATTATCCAGATGATGTATAAAACATGGCTTCACTTCCCAAAAGAGAAAGCAAATACTGCTACAGTGGCAACTTTAATCTTATTATCGGTTATTTTAACCTGTTTTGGTGTCTACGATAAAATCGGACAATGGGCTGGTGCAGGTTCTGCCGTCCCTGTCACTGGATTTGCTAATTCAATGGCATCTTCTGCTATCGAACACCGCAGTGAAGGAATGGTACTTGGGGTTGGAGGTAAGATGTTTGAATTGGCGGGCTCCGTCATCGTATTTGGTACCGTTGCTGCCTTTATTATCGCTTTTCTCCATCTTTTGTTTAATCCGATCATGACGCCAGGAGGGTCATAA
- a CDS encoding DUF421 domain-containing protein, whose protein sequence is MPEWIQVVIRTLMAIAVLFVLTKVLGKRQVSQLSLFEYITGITIGSIAGYVSMETDEAWYLGTISLIVWVVIVIAIEFLQLKSKTVRDILDGKATVLVKDGKILEDNLTKERITVDEFLEQMRKKDIFQVADVEFAVMEPSGTINILPKAENLPITPKMLGIKVAEQAEPQVVVMDGNVMDDSLAKLGLNRGWLETELEKQGVAIENVLLGQVDSYGQLYIDLYDDQIQVPEAQEKPALLATLKKCEADIEMFSLSTKDEKAKQMYQQCSEHLQQVIDNVKPYLRS, encoded by the coding sequence ATGCCAGAGTGGATTCAGGTCGTAATACGAACTTTGATGGCAATCGCTGTTTTGTTTGTCCTAACCAAAGTATTAGGAAAAAGACAAGTTTCTCAGCTGTCTTTGTTTGAATATATTACTGGGATTACCATAGGTAGTATTGCTGGTTATGTTTCGATGGAGACGGACGAGGCTTGGTATTTGGGGACGATTTCCCTAATAGTATGGGTGGTTATCGTTATTGCTATCGAGTTCCTACAGTTAAAGAGTAAAACGGTACGAGATATTCTAGATGGAAAAGCAACTGTATTGGTCAAAGATGGAAAAATACTAGAAGACAATCTAACAAAAGAGCGAATTACAGTTGATGAATTTCTAGAACAGATGCGAAAAAAGGATATATTCCAAGTTGCAGATGTCGAGTTTGCTGTGATGGAACCTAGTGGAACGATTAATATTTTACCAAAAGCAGAAAATCTCCCAATCACACCCAAAATGCTAGGAATCAAAGTGGCGGAACAGGCAGAACCACAAGTGGTTGTTATGGATGGCAATGTAATGGATGATTCCTTAGCTAAATTAGGTTTAAATCGGGGATGGTTGGAAACAGAACTAGAAAAACAAGGGGTTGCTATAGAAAATGTTCTTTTAGGACAAGTTGACTCTTATGGACAGCTATATATAGACCTCTATGATGACCAAATTCAAGTACCAGAAGCACAAGAGAAACCTGCTTTACTTGCCACATTGAAAAAGTGTGAAGCCGATATTGAGATGTTCAGCCTTTCCACCAAAGATGAAAAAGCAAAACAGATGTATCAACAATGCTCCGAACACTTACAACAAGTGATTGATAATGTAAAACCATATCTTAGAAGTTAG
- a CDS encoding DUF1657 domain-containing protein, with translation MTVSSDVKTCVASLKSAQASLEQFALSTQNEQAKQLFTQAASSTQQIVDQVEQRVQQLESEEPQYKGL, from the coding sequence ATGACCGTATCGTCCGATGTTAAAACATGTGTCGCTTCCCTCAAAAGCGCACAAGCAAGTTTAGAACAATTCGCTCTTAGCACTCAGAACGAACAAGCAAAACAGTTGTTTACCCAAGCTGCAAGTTCTACTCAGCAAATTGTCGATCAGGTAGAACAACGTGTACAACAGTTAGAAAGTGAAGAACCACAATATAAAGGTCTATAA
- the clpP gene encoding ATP-dependent Clp endopeptidase proteolytic subunit ClpP — translation MNLIPTVIEQTNRGERSYDIYSRMLKDRIIFLGSAIDDNVANSIIAQLLFLSAEDPDKDIHLYINSPGGSVTAGLGIYDTIQYIKPDVSTICIGLAASMGAIILVGGAKGKRFALPHSEVMIHQPWISGGLKGQASDIQIHANQIMKNRNTLNRIISEHSGQSLEKVQRDTDRDYFMSAEEALTYGLVDKVYE, via the coding sequence ATGAATCTGATTCCTACCGTTATTGAGCAAACCAATCGTGGGGAACGGTCATATGACATTTACTCCCGTATGTTAAAAGATCGGATCATTTTTTTGGGTAGTGCAATTGATGATAATGTGGCAAATTCTATCATTGCACAATTATTATTTCTTTCTGCTGAAGATCCTGACAAAGATATTCACCTGTATATTAATTCGCCAGGAGGTTCTGTTACAGCCGGATTAGGGATCTATGACACTATCCAGTACATTAAACCAGATGTGTCCACTATTTGCATTGGTTTAGCAGCATCCATGGGGGCCATTATTTTGGTGGGAGGAGCAAAAGGGAAAAGATTCGCTCTTCCTCACTCAGAAGTGATGATTCATCAACCTTGGATCAGTGGGGGACTTAAGGGACAAGCGTCTGATATTCAAATTCATGCAAACCAAATCATGAAGAATCGGAATACCCTGAATCGAATCATTTCAGAACATTCAGGTCAATCGTTGGAAAAAGTTCAAAGAGATACAGATCGAGATTATTTTATGTCAGCGGAAGAAGCTCTTACCTATGGATTAGTAGATAAAGTATATGAGTGA
- a CDS encoding winged helix-turn-helix domain-containing protein, with product MEHKFLERHIVESPEQATALMNPLRAEILSNLRKPASASEVARNINESPQRINYHLKMLEKVGLVRKIGNRQVRNLVEVLYQGIAQTYVLAESLAWSPDTIQKIKDQSSLAHLIHTSDQIKKDALLLMERSDENEEIPSASLSMKVQLRDQQTREKFVQEYVDMVKELLQKYQATQQQVDGDPYQVVLAVYPEANQEEE from the coding sequence TTGGAACACAAGTTTTTAGAAAGACACATTGTAGAATCTCCTGAACAAGCGACAGCACTAATGAATCCCCTTAGAGCAGAAATACTTTCCAACTTAAGAAAACCGGCATCGGCTTCTGAAGTTGCGCGAAATATCAATGAATCACCTCAACGAATCAACTATCATCTTAAAATGTTGGAGAAGGTAGGTCTGGTCCGGAAGATCGGGAACCGACAAGTTCGCAATTTAGTAGAAGTGTTATATCAAGGAATTGCACAAACGTATGTGCTGGCAGAATCACTTGCCTGGAGCCCAGATACGATCCAAAAGATCAAAGATCAAAGTTCGCTTGCACACCTTATTCATACATCCGATCAAATTAAAAAAGATGCCTTACTCCTGATGGAACGTTCTGATGAAAACGAAGAAATACCCAGTGCATCTTTATCTATGAAAGTTCAGCTAAGAGATCAACAGACACGAGAGAAATTTGTCCAAGAATACGTTGATATGGTGAAGGAATTACTCCAAAAGTATCAAGCAACACAACAACAAGTGGATGGAGATCCATATCAAGTTGTATTGGCTGTTTATCCGGAAGCGAATCAAGAGGAGGAGTAG
- a CDS encoding P1 family peptidase — MDSFNNITDVPGIKVGNVENLQGYTGCTVIMTEEGAVCGVDVRGSAPGTRETDLLNPINLVDKVHAISLAGGSAYGLDAASGVMQYLEERGYGLGVGVGIVPIVPSAVLFDLTFGDPKVRPDRKMGYHAAMRAMKGPFPLGNVGAGCGATVGKTAGYDRSMKGGLGSASRIYPNGLVVGAIVAVNALGEVRDPSTGQILAGPRDADNNILNSLDFLTDHTLKKGTNTTIGVVASNAYLTKVQVSKVASMAHDGLARTIYPIHTMFDGDTIFSLATGGVEAPVDLVGAISAEVMADAVLAAIRSAKGIGEIPAYQDLQG, encoded by the coding sequence ATGGATTCTTTCAACAATATTACGGATGTTCCTGGTATTAAAGTAGGGAATGTAGAAAATCTACAAGGTTATACTGGTTGTACCGTGATTATGACGGAAGAGGGGGCAGTCTGTGGAGTAGATGTCCGTGGATCAGCACCCGGTACAAGAGAGACAGACTTGCTAAATCCAATCAATCTAGTGGACAAGGTTCATGCAATCAGTCTTGCAGGTGGGAGTGCGTATGGACTTGATGCTGCAAGTGGAGTGATGCAGTATTTAGAAGAGCGTGGATACGGGTTGGGTGTTGGGGTAGGAATCGTTCCAATCGTACCATCTGCTGTGTTGTTTGATCTAACGTTTGGAGATCCTAAGGTTCGTCCAGATCGAAAAATGGGCTACCATGCAGCGATGAGAGCAATGAAGGGACCTTTCCCACTTGGAAACGTTGGAGCTGGATGTGGGGCAACAGTTGGTAAAACAGCTGGATATGATCGTAGTATGAAAGGTGGGCTAGGATCAGCTTCTCGGATTTACCCGAATGGATTAGTTGTGGGAGCGATCGTGGCGGTCAATGCTTTGGGAGAAGTGCGTGATCCTAGTACGGGACAAATACTTGCAGGTCCAAGAGATGCAGATAATAATATTTTAAATAGTTTGGACTTCTTAACAGATCATACCCTAAAAAAGGGGACGAATACGACGATTGGGGTTGTTGCAAGCAACGCCTATCTAACAAAAGTTCAGGTAAGCAAAGTTGCCTCTATGGCTCATGATGGATTAGCAAGAACGATATATCCGATTCATACGATGTTTGATGGAGATACCATCTTTTCTTTAGCAACTGGTGGTGTCGAAGCACCGGTAGATTTGGTTGGTGCCATCTCTGCGGAAGTAATGGCAGATGCTGTGCTTGCAGCGATCCGTTCTGCTAAGGGAATAGGAGAAATCCCTGCATATCAGGATTTGCAAGGTTAA
- a CDS encoding ECF transporter S component: MEKRLSIRKIVVAGVLGAIAILLGVTQLGYIPVPSATGHATIMHVPAIIGGLVEGPIVGAISGLIFGVHSFLYSPVPMFKDPLVSILPRLFIGIVAYFTYVGIRRINEYVAIGVASFIGSLTNTVLVLGMVVLRGYLSPEVAQAAAITSGIPEAIVSVIISLAVVVAWKKLGTAGNQKSKVSGDL, from the coding sequence GTGGAAAAACGTTTATCGATACGTAAGATCGTTGTTGCTGGGGTATTGGGAGCTATTGCGATTTTGCTAGGGGTTACACAATTAGGTTATATTCCTGTGCCGAGTGCAACGGGACATGCAACTATTATGCACGTTCCAGCGATTATTGGTGGATTAGTTGAAGGGCCAATAGTTGGGGCAATCAGTGGTCTGATTTTTGGAGTCCATTCTTTCTTGTACTCACCTGTACCGATGTTTAAAGATCCGCTAGTATCTATTTTACCTCGATTGTTTATTGGGATCGTAGCCTATTTTACGTATGTTGGTATCAGACGAATCAATGAATATGTTGCAATTGGAGTTGCTAGTTTTATAGGATCGTTGACTAATACAGTTCTTGTGTTAGGAATGGTTGTACTCAGAGGGTATCTTTCTCCAGAAGTAGCTCAAGCAGCAGCTATCACAAGTGGTATTCCAGAAGCGATTGTATCGGTAATTATTTCTCTTGCAGTAGTGGTAGCTTGGAAGAAATTAGGCACCGCAGGAAATCAAAAATCAAAAGTATCGGGAGATCTATAA
- a CDS encoding energy-coupling factor transporter transmembrane component T family protein, whose product MAGFELTRNITIGQYLPTGSFIHRLDPRIKILAYSILVIAIGFSNTYLGNLIALSFSFLLVRFSRISVRYCLSGIKPAIPFICVLAILQLLFHGEIGSEAIVYFEYGVIHITDGSVQLVIVTISRLIEILLVSSVLTLSTSTTQLTHAIASILKPLRYVNFPTHEFSLIITIAIRFVPTFAMEMEKMMKAQASRGAEIGTAAWWNMVQRTKELFPIIIPLFQVAMTRAEDLVLAMEARCYTPGGTRTIYGQYKIGVRDYMVILFSIVLAYILIYPFSY is encoded by the coding sequence ATGGCTGGATTTGAACTAACACGCAATATTACGATTGGCCAGTATTTGCCTACAGGTTCGTTTATTCATCGCCTAGATCCACGAATCAAGATTCTCGCTTATTCTATATTGGTGATTGCCATAGGATTTAGTAATACATATTTGGGAAATCTCATTGCTCTTAGTTTTTCATTCCTACTAGTGCGATTCTCGCGAATCTCTGTCCGCTATTGTTTATCTGGAATTAAACCGGCAATTCCCTTTATTTGCGTTTTAGCGATACTTCAGCTGTTATTTCATGGAGAAATCGGTTCGGAGGCAATCGTTTATTTTGAATACGGTGTTATTCACATTACCGACGGAAGTGTTCAACTTGTAATTGTGACGATCTCACGATTGATTGAAATTTTATTGGTGAGTAGTGTTCTAACATTAAGCACTTCTACCACTCAACTAACACACGCAATTGCAAGTATCTTGAAACCGTTGAGATATGTGAATTTTCCAACTCATGAATTTTCTTTGATTATTACGATTGCAATCCGTTTTGTTCCAACCTTTGCGATGGAAATGGAAAAGATGATGAAGGCACAAGCTTCTAGAGGTGCTGAGATTGGAACAGCAGCTTGGTGGAACATGGTACAACGTACCAAAGAGTTGTTTCCGATCATTATTCCGCTATTCCAAGTAGCAATGACTAGAGCAGAGGATTTGGTGTTAGCGATGGAAGCGAGATGTTATACACCAGGTGGAACAAGAACGATCTATGGTCAATATAAAATCGGTGTTCGAGATTATATGGTGATTCTGTTTAGTATCGTCCTCGCCTATATTTTGATATATCCGTTTTCATATTAA
- a CDS encoding energy-coupling factor transporter ATPase produces MKPILEVQDLKHTYMINTPLEQQSLSGVTMEIQEGECVAIIGHTGSGKSTLIQHFNGLYRPQEGKLVVDDQDLSDPKLDLKKLRSKVGLVFQNPEDQLFEKLIGDDVAYGPLQMGLPLKEVRDHVKWAMEMVGLSFDDLKDRPTYALSGGQKRKVALAGVLAMRPKILILDEPTAGLDPHSRKELLKRIELLNKKEKLTIIFVSHNMDEVAYLADKIFVMADGKNVIQGTPQDIFGSKEMISKHLIHTPVTVEMLYQLQTLGYPVDVTAFEVESAASEIVSILPKRGGD; encoded by the coding sequence ATGAAACCGATCTTAGAAGTACAGGATTTAAAACATACATACATGATCAATACACCATTAGAGCAACAATCTCTCTCTGGAGTAACGATGGAGATTCAAGAGGGAGAATGTGTGGCGATAATTGGGCATACGGGATCTGGAAAATCAACATTGATTCAGCATTTTAATGGCCTATATCGTCCACAAGAAGGAAAACTGGTGGTAGATGATCAGGATTTATCTGATCCTAAGCTCGACCTTAAAAAGTTACGAAGCAAGGTTGGACTCGTTTTTCAAAATCCGGAAGATCAACTTTTTGAAAAGCTAATTGGAGATGATGTAGCATATGGCCCTCTCCAAATGGGACTCCCGCTTAAAGAGGTACGTGATCATGTCAAATGGGCTATGGAAATGGTGGGACTATCCTTTGACGATCTAAAAGACCGTCCAACTTATGCATTGAGCGGAGGCCAAAAAAGAAAAGTTGCTCTAGCTGGTGTACTCGCAATGCGACCAAAGATTCTTATCTTAGATGAACCGACAGCTGGATTGGATCCTCATTCTCGAAAAGAATTGCTAAAGCGAATCGAGTTGTTGAATAAAAAAGAAAAGCTGACGATTATATTTGTTTCGCACAATATGGATGAAGTAGCTTATTTAGCTGACAAGATATTTGTGATGGCAGATGGTAAAAATGTGATCCAAGGCACACCTCAGGACATTTTTGGTAGTAAAGAGATGATTTCAAAACACCTTATTCATACCCCCGTTACGGTAGAAATGTTATATCAGTTGCAAACGTTGGGGTATCCAGTTGATGTAACAGCTTTTGAAGTAGAATCAGCTGCATCCGAAATTGTCTCCATTCTTCCAAAGAGAGGAGGTGATTGA
- a CDS encoding energy-coupling factor transporter ATPase encodes MKEPLIRVDDISFSYTQQGKVDAPVLHNISFTINPGEYIAIIGHNGSGKSTLSKHLNGILKPDQGDVYVNGLSIKEAKFEREIRQKVGMVFQHPDNQIVATTVEDDVAFGLENIEIPYEEMKERIDFALDAVGMGEYRNRPPHHLSGGQKQRIAIAGIIAMIPHCLVLDEATSMLDTCGRKDILDVIRKLHQNGMAIVTVTNLMSEVAEADRVIVMDSGKIAMQGTPREIFAQHEILRQLQLDIPDISQVARLIHNEVADFQPNLIYKEEIINEVKRLSSQKGVTV; translated from the coding sequence ATGAAAGAGCCACTAATCAGAGTTGATGATATATCATTTAGCTATACCCAACAAGGTAAAGTGGATGCTCCTGTTCTCCATAATATTTCTTTTACTATTAATCCTGGGGAATATATAGCTATTATTGGGCATAACGGGTCAGGGAAATCGACTTTATCTAAGCATCTAAATGGCATCTTAAAACCTGATCAAGGTGATGTCTATGTAAATGGTTTGAGTATTAAAGAAGCTAAATTTGAACGTGAGATTCGACAAAAGGTTGGAATGGTATTTCAACATCCTGATAATCAGATTGTAGCAACAACGGTAGAAGACGACGTAGCTTTTGGACTAGAGAACATTGAAATACCTTACGAAGAGATGAAGGAAAGAATTGATTTTGCTTTAGATGCAGTAGGGATGGGTGAATATCGTAATAGACCTCCTCATCATCTCTCTGGTGGGCAAAAGCAAAGGATCGCAATTGCTGGGATTATTGCTATGATTCCTCATTGTTTAGTATTGGATGAAGCGACAAGTATGCTAGACACATGTGGGAGAAAAGATATTTTGGACGTAATTCGTAAGCTTCATCAAAATGGAATGGCAATTGTTACTGTAACAAATCTGATGTCAGAAGTAGCAGAAGCTGATCGAGTTATTGTGATGGATAGTGGAAAAATTGCAATGCAAGGAACTCCACGTGAAATTTTCGCACAACACGAAATTCTTCGTCAGCTCCAACTAGATATTCCTGATATCAGTCAGGTAGCTAGACTGATTCATAACGAAGTTGCTGATTTTCAACCAAACTTAATTTATAAGGAAGAAATCATTAACGAAGTGAAGAGACTATCTAGTCAAAAGGGAGTTACGGTGTGA
- a CDS encoding DinB family protein translates to MSHHALELYDYNVWANKKVLDRLKELPLEIYKQEIQSVFPSISKTMSHIYITEYCWLDILNGKKMGEAMEFGNQLKEQIETKNIESIEKMFFDLSERYKLFFNNQEDMDQKFVLDNPYIRARETSFSEIILHVVNHGTYHRGNITAMLRQMGYKSVMMDYAFFWYS, encoded by the coding sequence ATGTCACATCATGCTTTAGAATTGTATGACTACAACGTTTGGGCAAACAAAAAAGTCTTGGATCGTTTAAAAGAGCTACCACTGGAGATTTATAAACAGGAAATTCAGAGCGTTTTCCCATCTATTTCTAAGACAATGTCACACATTTACATCACGGAGTACTGTTGGTTAGACATTCTTAATGGAAAGAAAATGGGAGAAGCAATGGAGTTTGGGAATCAGTTGAAGGAACAGATAGAGACAAAAAATATAGAGAGTATAGAAAAAATGTTTTTTGATTTGTCTGAACGGTACAAGTTATTTTTTAACAATCAGGAAGACATGGATCAGAAGTTTGTTCTTGATAATCCTTATATTAGAGCTAGGGAGACTAGTTTTTCGGAAATTATCTTGCACGTTGTGAATCATGGAACATATCACAGAGGAAATATTACAGCGATGCTACGTCAAATGGGATACAAATCGGTTATGATGGATTACGCGTTCTTCTGGTATTCATAA
- a CDS encoding YetF domain-containing protein: MEARLRQVGIVSIEDVEWATLEVSGQLGYNLKSDKQPATKSDIQYVLSRLDEIENSLSTIPNKDEVTFSNIFSEIKSNKFEGNKLEPN; encoded by the coding sequence TTGGAGGCACGCCTTAGACAAGTAGGTATTGTCAGTATAGAAGATGTGGAGTGGGCTACTTTGGAAGTAAGTGGTCAACTTGGTTATAACTTAAAGTCAGATAAGCAACCTGCTACAAAATCAGATATTCAATATGTATTATCCAGATTGGATGAAATAGAAAATTCGCTCTCTACTATACCCAATAAAGATGAAGTCACATTTTCTAATATATTTTCTGAGATCAAATCAAACAAATTTGAGGGAAATAAATTGGAACCAAATTAA
- a CDS encoding DUF421 domain-containing protein: MSLLNLYKFYPYDAGQVPGFALFFKLTNTRCIHLVTGNIITQRGDNMIFSIIWKTTLIFLVGTMLLRLGGRKSISQMTIPQVIVMIGLGTLLIQPVTGYGLGYTFLAALVLVFLMILFEYLELKFDGFETISTGKAKIVIENGQVNLTNLKS, encoded by the coding sequence ATGTCACTACTAAATTTGTACAAGTTTTATCCATATGATGCAGGACAAGTTCCTGGTTTTGCCCTCTTCTTTAAATTGACTAATACAAGGTGTATTCATTTAGTAACTGGAAATATTATCACTCAGAGAGGTGATAATATGATCTTTAGTATTATTTGGAAAACTACTTTGATATTTCTCGTAGGAACTATGTTATTGCGTTTGGGTGGTAGAAAATCAATATCACAAATGACAATTCCCCAAGTTATTGTAATGATCGGTCTTGGTACATTATTAATTCAACCAGTTACAGGATATGGACTTGGGTATACGTTTCTAGCAGCACTCGTTCTGGTATTTTTAATGATTTTATTTGAGTACTTAGAGTTAAAGTTTGATGGCTTCGAAACAATAAGTACAGGTAAAGCGAAGATTGTGATCGAGAATGGACAGGTGAATCTAACAAATCTAAAAAGTTAA